In one window of Denticeps clupeoides chromosome 2, fDenClu1.1, whole genome shotgun sequence DNA:
- the puf60b gene encoding poly(U)-binding-splicing factor PUF60-B isoform X1, with amino-acid sequence MMENGQGTGSKLGLPPLTPEQQEALQRAKKYAMEQSIKSVLVKQTIAHQQQQLTNLQMAAVTMGFGDPLSPLQSVAAQRQRALAIMCRVYVGSIYYELGEDTIRQAFAPFGPIKSIDMSWDSVTMKHKGFAFVEYEVPEAAQLALEQMNSVMLGGRNIKVGRPSNIGQAQPIIDQLAEEARAFNRIYVASVHPDLSDDDIKSVFEAFGKIKSCMLARDPNTGRHKSFGFIEYEKPQSAQDAVSSMNLFDLGGQYLRVGKAVTPPMPLLTPTTPGGLPPAAAVAAAAATAKITAQEAVAGASVLGSLASPAHILSQQIGLPQAVLAAQAPGIITGVTPARPSLPVVPQVGLVNPVLASPPVTTTNSAGTTPSQPAEVKKEEEEEQGKEEEEEQQPLDGPAQESLSEQEHLSISGSSARHMVMQKLLRKQESTVMVLRNMVGPEDIDDDLEGEVTEECGKFGSVNRVIIYQERQGEEDDAEIIVKIFVEFSEATEMSKAIQALNNRWFAGRKVVAEVYDQDRFNNSDLSA; translated from the exons ATGATGGAGAATGGACAGGGGACAGGTTCCAAGCTTGGCCTGCCGCCTCTCACGCCGGAGCAGCAAGAGGCGTTGCAGAGG GCAAAGAAATATGCTATGGAGCAGAGCATTAAAAGTGTACTGGTGAAGCAGACCATAgcccatcagcagcagcagctcaccaACCTCCAG ATGGCAGCAGTGACAATGGGCTTTGGAGATCCTCTCTCACCTTTACAATCG GTTGCGGCGCAGCGGCAGCGAGCACTGGCAATTATGTGCCGGGTCTATGTGGGATCCATCTACTACGAGCTTGGGGAGGACACAATTCGGCAGGCCTTTGCTCCCTTCGGACCCATTAAGAGCATCGACATGTCCTGGGACTCGGTCACCATGAAACACAAG GGCTTTGCCTTTGTGGAGTATGAGGTGCCAGAGGCTGCTCAGCTTGCTCTGGAGCAAATGAACTCTGTCATGCTCGGGGGCAGGAACATTAAG GTGGGGCGGCCAAGTAACATCGGCCAGGCGCAGCCCATCATTGACCAGCTGGCAGAGGAGGCACGAGCCTTCAACCGGATCTACGTGGCATCGGTCCACCCTGACCTGTCTGACGATGACATCAAGAGTGTCTTTGAAGCCTTTGGGAAGATCAAGTCGTGCATGCTGGCGCGAGACCCCAACACAGGCAGACACAAGAGCTTCGGCTTCATCG AGTATGAGAAGCCCCAGTCAGCCCAGGATGCCGTGTCATCCATGAATCTGTTTGACCTGGGTGGACAGTACCTTCGGGTGGGAAAAGCAGTGACGCCACCAATGCCCCTGCTGACTCCTACCACCCCTGGAGGGCTGCCCCCCGCGGCTGCAGTGGCTGCGGCCGCCGCCACGGCTAAGATCACAGCACAG GAGGCTGTCGCTGGTGCTTCTGTTTTGGGCTCGTTGGCATCTCCTGCTCATATCCTTAGCCAACAGATTGGACTTCCACAGGCGGTTCTGGCTGCCCAGGCTCCTGGTATAATCACAG GAGTGACCCCAGCCCGGCCTTCATTGCCTGTGGTCCCCCAGGTGGGTCTGGTTAACCCTGTTCTGGCTTCCCCACCTGTCACAACCACAAACTCCGCAGGGACGACACCCAGCCAGCCAGCAGAGGtgaaaaaagaggaggaggaggagcagggaaaggaagaggaagaggagcagcagcCACTGGATGGACCCGCACAGGAGTCCTTAAGCGAACAGGAGCACCTGAGCATCTCTGGAAGCAGCGCTCGACACATGGTAATGCAGAAGCTACTACGCAAGCAGGAG TCAACAGTGATGGTGCTGCGTAACATGGTGGGACCAGAGGACATTGATGATGATCTTGAAGGAGAGGTGACTGAGGAGTGTGGCAAATTTGGATCAGTCAACAGGGTTATCATTTACCAGGAACGGCAGGGCGAGGAAGACGATGCCGAAATCATTGTCAAGATCTTCGTTGAGTTTTCCGAGGCCACGGAAATGAGCAAGGCAATTCAGGCTCTAAATAACCGCTGGTTTGCGGGTCGCAAGGTCGTTGCTGAGGTGTATGACCAGGATCGATTCAACAATAGCGACCTCTCTGCATAA
- the puf60b gene encoding poly(U)-binding-splicing factor PUF60-B isoform X3: MMENGQGTGSKLGLPPLTPEQQEALQRAKKYAMEQSIKSVLVKQTIAHQQQQLTNLQVAAQRQRALAIMCRVYVGSIYYELGEDTIRQAFAPFGPIKSIDMSWDSVTMKHKGFAFVEYEVPEAAQLALEQMNSVMLGGRNIKVGRPSNIGQAQPIIDQLAEEARAFNRIYVASVHPDLSDDDIKSVFEAFGKIKSCMLARDPNTGRHKSFGFIEYEKPQSAQDAVSSMNLFDLGGQYLRVGKAVTPPMPLLTPTTPGGLPPAAAVAAAAATAKITAQEAVAGASVLGSLASPAHILSQQIGLPQAVLAAQAPGIITGVTPARPSLPVVPQVGLVNPVLASPPVTTTNSAGTTPSQPAEVKKEEEEEQGKEEEEEQQPLDGPAQESLSEQEHLSISGSSARHMVMQKLLRKQESTVMVLRNMVGPEDIDDDLEGEVTEECGKFGSVNRVIIYQERQGEEDDAEIIVKIFVEFSEATEMSKAIQALNNRWFAGRKVVAEVYDQDRFNNSDLSA; this comes from the exons ATGATGGAGAATGGACAGGGGACAGGTTCCAAGCTTGGCCTGCCGCCTCTCACGCCGGAGCAGCAAGAGGCGTTGCAGAGG GCAAAGAAATATGCTATGGAGCAGAGCATTAAAAGTGTACTGGTGAAGCAGACCATAgcccatcagcagcagcagctcaccaACCTCCAG GTTGCGGCGCAGCGGCAGCGAGCACTGGCAATTATGTGCCGGGTCTATGTGGGATCCATCTACTACGAGCTTGGGGAGGACACAATTCGGCAGGCCTTTGCTCCCTTCGGACCCATTAAGAGCATCGACATGTCCTGGGACTCGGTCACCATGAAACACAAG GGCTTTGCCTTTGTGGAGTATGAGGTGCCAGAGGCTGCTCAGCTTGCTCTGGAGCAAATGAACTCTGTCATGCTCGGGGGCAGGAACATTAAG GTGGGGCGGCCAAGTAACATCGGCCAGGCGCAGCCCATCATTGACCAGCTGGCAGAGGAGGCACGAGCCTTCAACCGGATCTACGTGGCATCGGTCCACCCTGACCTGTCTGACGATGACATCAAGAGTGTCTTTGAAGCCTTTGGGAAGATCAAGTCGTGCATGCTGGCGCGAGACCCCAACACAGGCAGACACAAGAGCTTCGGCTTCATCG AGTATGAGAAGCCCCAGTCAGCCCAGGATGCCGTGTCATCCATGAATCTGTTTGACCTGGGTGGACAGTACCTTCGGGTGGGAAAAGCAGTGACGCCACCAATGCCCCTGCTGACTCCTACCACCCCTGGAGGGCTGCCCCCCGCGGCTGCAGTGGCTGCGGCCGCCGCCACGGCTAAGATCACAGCACAG GAGGCTGTCGCTGGTGCTTCTGTTTTGGGCTCGTTGGCATCTCCTGCTCATATCCTTAGCCAACAGATTGGACTTCCACAGGCGGTTCTGGCTGCCCAGGCTCCTGGTATAATCACAG GAGTGACCCCAGCCCGGCCTTCATTGCCTGTGGTCCCCCAGGTGGGTCTGGTTAACCCTGTTCTGGCTTCCCCACCTGTCACAACCACAAACTCCGCAGGGACGACACCCAGCCAGCCAGCAGAGGtgaaaaaagaggaggaggaggagcagggaaaggaagaggaagaggagcagcagcCACTGGATGGACCCGCACAGGAGTCCTTAAGCGAACAGGAGCACCTGAGCATCTCTGGAAGCAGCGCTCGACACATGGTAATGCAGAAGCTACTACGCAAGCAGGAG TCAACAGTGATGGTGCTGCGTAACATGGTGGGACCAGAGGACATTGATGATGATCTTGAAGGAGAGGTGACTGAGGAGTGTGGCAAATTTGGATCAGTCAACAGGGTTATCATTTACCAGGAACGGCAGGGCGAGGAAGACGATGCCGAAATCATTGTCAAGATCTTCGTTGAGTTTTCCGAGGCCACGGAAATGAGCAAGGCAATTCAGGCTCTAAATAACCGCTGGTTTGCGGGTCGCAAGGTCGTTGCTGAGGTGTATGACCAGGATCGATTCAACAATAGCGACCTCTCTGCATAA
- the puf60b gene encoding poly(U)-binding-splicing factor PUF60-B isoform X2, with translation MMENGQGTGSKLGLPPLTPEQQEALQRAKKYAMEQSIKSVLVKQTIAHQQQQLTNLQMAAVTMGFGDPLSPLQSVAAQRQRALAIMCRVYVGSIYYELGEDTIRQAFAPFGPIKSIDMSWDSVTMKHKGFAFVEYEVPEAAQLALEQMNSVMLGGRNIKVGRPSNIGQAQPIIDQLAEEARAFNRIYVASVHPDLSDDDIKSVFEAFGKIKSCMLARDPNTGRHKSFGFIEYEKPQSAQDAVSSMNLFDLGGQYLRVGKAVTPPMPLLTPTTPGGLPPAAAVAAAAATAKITAQAVAGASVLGSLASPAHILSQQIGLPQAVLAAQAPGIITGVTPARPSLPVVPQVGLVNPVLASPPVTTTNSAGTTPSQPAEVKKEEEEEQGKEEEEEQQPLDGPAQESLSEQEHLSISGSSARHMVMQKLLRKQESTVMVLRNMVGPEDIDDDLEGEVTEECGKFGSVNRVIIYQERQGEEDDAEIIVKIFVEFSEATEMSKAIQALNNRWFAGRKVVAEVYDQDRFNNSDLSA, from the exons ATGATGGAGAATGGACAGGGGACAGGTTCCAAGCTTGGCCTGCCGCCTCTCACGCCGGAGCAGCAAGAGGCGTTGCAGAGG GCAAAGAAATATGCTATGGAGCAGAGCATTAAAAGTGTACTGGTGAAGCAGACCATAgcccatcagcagcagcagctcaccaACCTCCAG ATGGCAGCAGTGACAATGGGCTTTGGAGATCCTCTCTCACCTTTACAATCG GTTGCGGCGCAGCGGCAGCGAGCACTGGCAATTATGTGCCGGGTCTATGTGGGATCCATCTACTACGAGCTTGGGGAGGACACAATTCGGCAGGCCTTTGCTCCCTTCGGACCCATTAAGAGCATCGACATGTCCTGGGACTCGGTCACCATGAAACACAAG GGCTTTGCCTTTGTGGAGTATGAGGTGCCAGAGGCTGCTCAGCTTGCTCTGGAGCAAATGAACTCTGTCATGCTCGGGGGCAGGAACATTAAG GTGGGGCGGCCAAGTAACATCGGCCAGGCGCAGCCCATCATTGACCAGCTGGCAGAGGAGGCACGAGCCTTCAACCGGATCTACGTGGCATCGGTCCACCCTGACCTGTCTGACGATGACATCAAGAGTGTCTTTGAAGCCTTTGGGAAGATCAAGTCGTGCATGCTGGCGCGAGACCCCAACACAGGCAGACACAAGAGCTTCGGCTTCATCG AGTATGAGAAGCCCCAGTCAGCCCAGGATGCCGTGTCATCCATGAATCTGTTTGACCTGGGTGGACAGTACCTTCGGGTGGGAAAAGCAGTGACGCCACCAATGCCCCTGCTGACTCCTACCACCCCTGGAGGGCTGCCCCCCGCGGCTGCAGTGGCTGCGGCCGCCGCCACGGCTAAGATCACAGCACAG GCTGTCGCTGGTGCTTCTGTTTTGGGCTCGTTGGCATCTCCTGCTCATATCCTTAGCCAACAGATTGGACTTCCACAGGCGGTTCTGGCTGCCCAGGCTCCTGGTATAATCACAG GAGTGACCCCAGCCCGGCCTTCATTGCCTGTGGTCCCCCAGGTGGGTCTGGTTAACCCTGTTCTGGCTTCCCCACCTGTCACAACCACAAACTCCGCAGGGACGACACCCAGCCAGCCAGCAGAGGtgaaaaaagaggaggaggaggagcagggaaaggaagaggaagaggagcagcagcCACTGGATGGACCCGCACAGGAGTCCTTAAGCGAACAGGAGCACCTGAGCATCTCTGGAAGCAGCGCTCGACACATGGTAATGCAGAAGCTACTACGCAAGCAGGAG TCAACAGTGATGGTGCTGCGTAACATGGTGGGACCAGAGGACATTGATGATGATCTTGAAGGAGAGGTGACTGAGGAGTGTGGCAAATTTGGATCAGTCAACAGGGTTATCATTTACCAGGAACGGCAGGGCGAGGAAGACGATGCCGAAATCATTGTCAAGATCTTCGTTGAGTTTTCCGAGGCCACGGAAATGAGCAAGGCAATTCAGGCTCTAAATAACCGCTGGTTTGCGGGTCGCAAGGTCGTTGCTGAGGTGTATGACCAGGATCGATTCAACAATAGCGACCTCTCTGCATAA